Proteins encoded in a region of the Streptomyces violaceoruber genome:
- a CDS encoding CBS domain-containing protein — MTRRIRDVMSPAAVAVEPMTTVARAARLMREEDVGDVLVTYDCDLFGVLTDRDIVLRGVAAGRDPEATTVGAVCTPPPVVTLEPDDTTDRAAELMARHAVRRLPVVEHGGVPVGVVTLGDLAATDDPHSALADISRAAPGH; from the coding sequence ATGACACGGCGCATCCGAGACGTGATGTCACCGGCCGCGGTGGCCGTCGAGCCCATGACGACGGTGGCCCGGGCGGCCCGGCTGATGCGCGAGGAGGACGTCGGCGACGTCCTGGTGACCTACGACTGCGACCTGTTCGGCGTCCTCACCGACCGCGACATCGTGCTGCGCGGCGTCGCCGCCGGACGGGACCCCGAGGCCACCACGGTCGGCGCGGTGTGCACGCCCCCGCCGGTCGTCACCCTCGAACCCGACGACACCACCGACCGCGCGGCCGAGCTGATGGCCCGCCACGCCGTGCGCCGGCTCCCGGTCGTCGAGCACGGCGGTGTCCCGGTCGGCGTGGTCACCCTGGGCGACCTCGCCGCCACCGACGACCCGCACTCCGCGCTCGCGGACATCAGCCGGGCCGCACCCGGCCACTGA
- a CDS encoding DUF6343 family protein, which translates to MSEPIHARSALRLRLLLSAVFPPLFLAGAVFFGVWAADTAPGDSPGRGMLVVVAVVCAALTLLAAADLLVVVRRLRSGHGSGSP; encoded by the coding sequence ATGAGCGAACCGATCCACGCACGGAGCGCCCTGCGGCTGAGACTGCTGCTGTCGGCGGTCTTCCCGCCGCTGTTCCTCGCGGGCGCCGTGTTCTTCGGCGTGTGGGCCGCGGACACCGCCCCCGGCGACAGCCCCGGCCGCGGCATGCTCGTGGTCGTCGCCGTGGTGTGCGCGGCGCTCACCCTGCTGGCGGCCGCCGACCTGCTGGTGGTGGTCCGCCGGCTGAGAAGCGGACACGGGTCCGGAAGCCCGTGA
- a CDS encoding sigma-70 family RNA polymerase sigma factor: MAPTARTPTARTRDDRRATTRTARLRTRIPEPDEEPDLLGQYLTQIGATPLLTAEDEVRLATRIEAGVRAREELETADTGEPAPTPRRRRTLEETVHDGQEAKDHMVRANLRLVVSMAKRHAHRGLPLLDVIQEGNLGLIRAVEKFDHTKGFKFSTYATWWIRQAIERGLATHARTVRLPVHVVEQLQKLAKVERKLRAGLDREPTTEEVAAESGIDVDKVVWLRRVGRDAVSLDTPVDETGDTVVGDLIPDTEVLRAPEVAEFQALAAELREAVGTLAPRESLILSLRYGLHDGRPRTLQQVAQHVGLTRERVRQLEKESLAHLRAPENRERLLDWAS; the protein is encoded by the coding sequence ATGGCGCCCACGGCACGCACACCGACGGCACGCACCCGGGACGACCGCCGCGCCACCACCCGCACCGCGCGGCTGCGCACCCGCATCCCCGAACCCGACGAGGAACCCGACCTGCTCGGCCAGTACCTGACCCAGATCGGGGCCACCCCCCTGCTGACCGCCGAGGACGAGGTACGGCTCGCCACCCGTATCGAGGCGGGAGTCCGGGCCAGGGAGGAACTGGAGACGGCCGACACCGGCGAGCCCGCCCCCACGCCCCGGCGGCGCCGCACGCTGGAGGAGACCGTCCACGACGGCCAGGAGGCCAAGGACCACATGGTGCGGGCCAACCTGCGGCTCGTGGTGTCGATGGCCAAGCGCCACGCCCACCGCGGACTGCCGCTCCTCGACGTCATCCAGGAGGGCAACCTCGGACTGATCCGGGCCGTGGAGAAGTTCGACCACACCAAGGGCTTCAAGTTCTCCACGTACGCCACCTGGTGGATCCGCCAGGCCATCGAACGGGGCCTGGCCACCCACGCCCGCACCGTACGGCTGCCGGTCCACGTCGTGGAGCAGCTCCAGAAGCTGGCCAAGGTCGAACGCAAGCTCCGCGCGGGCCTGGACCGGGAGCCGACCACCGAGGAGGTCGCCGCCGAGAGCGGCATCGACGTGGACAAGGTCGTCTGGCTGCGCAGGGTGGGCCGGGACGCGGTCAGCCTGGACACCCCCGTGGACGAGACCGGCGACACCGTCGTCGGCGACCTCATCCCCGACACCGAGGTGCTGCGCGCCCCCGAGGTCGCCGAGTTCCAGGCGCTCGCGGCGGAGTTGCGGGAGGCCGTCGGCACCCTCGCACCTCGCGAGTCCCTGATCCTCAGCCTGCGCTACGGGCTGCACGACGGCCGCCCCCGCACCCTGCAACAGGTCGCCCAGCACGTGGGCCTCACCCGCGAACGCGTCCGCCAGCTGGAGAAGGAGTCCCTCGCCCACCTGCGCGCCCCCGAGAACCGGGAACGCCTGCTGGACTGGGCGAGCTGA